From Chryseobacterium sp. H1D6B, a single genomic window includes:
- a CDS encoding SpvB/TcaC N-terminal domain-containing protein — protein MKIKSKQLPFTKKSCLVVFFFACMFVSAGFTKEDRQRVREFKKDLMSRLIPEKAVPLDDNSEETPSSDKSSVKNDKVFPLGSNASMSNNIIGDSEGNKNEIEGSFNDHTAENSSVYSSKEKQGIIGTSSDKEEDRISDNFFTVDVPSVNKNTGVYLEYDLFGLASHESVPRSVNRNVSIGGEIVVPNASWTHQKEEISTDLIKNGLNTILFTSPAAGVKYKIRNLKIVFDNNKKSNHNLIVSSVLSGGKLYVKGNNVLSKDLNINNVHVAVKNGEFEKVIELSDQDKAKGSFSILNGGVYSTYKIPAAADAFKISNSSYADAKGIEISNDKEFNVNYENLSVKIEKETSESAFVEVLKLREKDFPAVSDGVKNITLNNAAYRFSVVSGKLNKKVKLTIPYDQNKLGLVSPKEIRVFHFDYTKKQWIVDKSAVLDEKAKTVTVESNGDNDYINGVISVPESPQTNSFAPTSISGLKAGDPTAAVQFVAPPSANQKGSANVSYPIVIPSGRKGMQPSLSIAYSSGNGNGWMGEGWDISGLSSISIDTRWGSPTFHPSQETELYSMNGEMLVYDGSYLPHRHNDIDETSGIFTTNKQLRTANLAGNKKVFFLRRNHDFTKIERYGADTKEYRWVVTGTDGTKTYYGGDENGVNEQSVVRTPSNHIVHWAVWKVEDANKNNIKYNYDNVVPGGFSGDNANLNNGKVFHIKSIIYTGKDGSDGLYSVDFERETSVTRQDISINAKHGVKRIEPYKLTKIVVKYQGEKIRGYTLSYGTGQFYKTILQSIIEEDKTGNTASQHILEYYDDLKETGRNFSADSDVNASIANAFPFLPASLTPSKIQANSGFEWGLNSRIPGIGISILWPTQNPFGHFQASGLFGFYKAEAKNAQNLIDFDGDGIQDIVYRKPNDGLYVSSGTFANGNLSFLSPKKIVNLQSNFSYTTTKTDTKGFDFGAKIFGIGYNRSLVWSVSRSTTPVYMTDANSDGLMDVVKDGEVWFNRLNSNNTPEMTKYSDQTENMVLVADAAVEHHESEPEEELPPSKISVVKVWVAPKGGYVKLTDNISIENVAGAKAVYSVEMMDPVANGMDIVRHGRLYMKTLTAGMPVQNVSISKLDDYFSQIQALPPANPNNHWGINKNENILVNAGSKIYIRLHKEPNNNFKVYSDPKIVYTDENGQELANTAEQELDGFNLNNQGPYSENFLLNNRTNAANFDSPGSVTVTVPAVSFPKTTDVIRFKVVKIDVNTDTESIVYSDTYPQQDVPFTIPGYTLNYTVNANEPIKLKFVVESDSHISFKNSNWNNIDIKYVSGTNTVNFKGVAEYPSYEVNVLENKVNLNQYNLPAGTHTFGVEVSKTTSFVNAAPNTFYYIVKKGNHVLAKRKVRVDNVAPYYLKEIDMLANNQPVNGNSPINFYTGNVQQQLIPTSEKISIIAYCDSEADFNYFRGFFSAGGFGYGGPFKIFSDNAATTVTVRATVVKHNLFNTKSLLYNNWGQFLYDENNDVIAGSAPNSFVLNPETSSDTYGRLINPKAIAATNLPNVNINYAACQSLPTQAEIAQCIANQVNQPTSPYQTGSFMLNPVISMTTKKVNNVEKWVGMGPEQYSMADSFKNDQETTDLFDPNGGNPDMPDTVVQGPVDTKMYAVDKKHYSRSKTTTNSGSFFVSIGNSESHLEGKGSIDLQNYMDLNGDGYPDIVYNDGAQITNSTGGLGGFQAPYTNAYITNSDSYQSSVSISYSPNSHKAVGRVKVNGESITTTLTDTSTSWSGVGLGANYNAKDSGESYWIDINGDGLTDRITGGGTSNMQYSLNMGYGLSAPEKFANIQTYASRPVGSGGLNFGTGAFSQITDFSSGASSGFGISGSLNISASLGTAEKVFEDINADGLIDILYVSSSSTSVSYNLGNKFAAPVQLSKGGGNVDFNNEAKTYNGGFSLNGSYYYNIPIVFALWIPIIYLKLGAEVSANVGLSIAEVDKAFKDMNGDGFPDLVISKNDGFKVNYSTIGKTNKLKSVASIYNRMPLNKFVINYEFTKPSYSDPSGRLVMSEVRVINTDVTSGSYLSPTTAKDMLTKIKYGTSRYDRRERDFFGFDTVTTEEWEGASSVYRSTRETFYNNSYFLNGVSKKTEMFGGTSNLLSVSDKIYKLYKFKNNNTQIDQSVALSESFDTGGKEGRKMAKVLLSTTKNRIYENGGSVVTVADMNYNELGQLTGYKYQSPSSVYNTKITYHALSNNIINVPKTIDVYVGGSGTASRHRETVADNITGNIEKFIVKLNASENAETALKYDSYGNISQITYPPNEATQRYSLTYQYDTVLNKYLVEVIDNFDVKSSSHYDPMFDSVIDATDTSGNKILYKYDARGRITSVLAPYEAENSIPYTIEYEYFMAPFASYNNNESRFLYGAVTRNYDSQNPQNPIETISLSDGLGRVVQVKKDIDLADKEKMSVSGMAIYDVHGRVVKQYHPIYEDKDSSPINANNVNAKINLNFSGYFNTTVFDVSDRVISQTDEDGHSTSMEFSIAGNVMKTTTAQMQNNSVQLKSETLKNTEGKTVQNNNYVDGQVLETFYNYDLIGQLTSVIDPEVIITSYDYDMAGRRIKLIHPDHGVTAYEYDKAGNLIKMFTANLKNDPAILSPYIKYDYSYNRLIGIEYPSLANGYSNPSNVRYLYGATGTGNATAKLIRKYDSTGDTQYKYGKMGEIVEENKSILPYNAPPMNFVTKYAYDSWNRLQRLTYPDQETVKYEYNLGGSLKRIYNTEGYEYVKRIDYDEYEQRTSIEYGNDTRSDFSYLPSSRMLNYHMLKDNGGNDLLNNFYAYDFVGNITELVNKAPKSPNEMGGNYNYRYSYDELNRLKKSGGEFGAKDPTPYTNSQANYELALDYNLSGGINTKRQDHNQDSSVNFLNTYENTYKYLDGTHMVSSIYDPYSGNFDEFRYDFNGNTVLNSSSVGGEKLMFWDEQDRLKAYYAPEQGVYQYYSYDDKGERIIKYNLKEQPNLYQNGALINSGLTIDAYKLYPNAYLSLTSNKRYTKHYYAGSQRIASKVVAGTDAFIMDSTEYKVKGDQEKKIDPEVDFNTYTKKAGLDISEIKLELAKNSPVMMPDIYYIHTDHLGTGTFVTNSNAETTQFFLNLPFGETMVEQMTNVYDNPYKFNAKELDAETGFYYYGARYYNPKWSVWYGVDPLAVYNPVMEKQFYGDGDHNGGVFNLGNLNPYIYTYQNPIRYIDPNGKQVDAVVAGIKKMWHGVNPWAATENTADGLRVRSSQERFQEFRSGSIQAAKGTATREVGHAVLDVIGTAEPTPFADGTNALWYLTEGNFKDAGFSAMALLPYLGDSGKGLKYLGKMAEFGPELSYFKVPKFYSYTTGKGSFFISPHAFKHLEELTGRVKHIGARYTELIGDIWVSSINTAIDDVVKKTGGKIEFDKMYKSGGNEIMFGAPRKAGELPAVKHFQPVH, from the coding sequence ATGAAAATAAAGAGTAAACAGCTTCCTTTTACAAAAAAGTCATGTCTGGTAGTGTTTTTCTTTGCCTGCATGTTTGTATCTGCAGGTTTTACCAAAGAAGACAGGCAGAGGGTAAGGGAATTTAAAAAAGATTTAATGAGCAGGCTTATTCCTGAAAAGGCCGTTCCGCTCGATGACAATTCTGAAGAAACTCCTTCTTCAGATAAATCATCAGTTAAAAATGATAAAGTATTTCCTCTTGGGAGTAATGCTTCAATGTCCAATAATATTATTGGGGACAGTGAAGGAAATAAAAATGAAATTGAAGGATCATTTAATGATCATACCGCTGAAAACAGCAGTGTTTATTCTTCAAAAGAAAAACAGGGAATTATAGGAACCTCCTCAGATAAGGAAGAAGACAGGATTTCGGATAACTTTTTTACGGTGGATGTTCCGTCTGTCAATAAAAATACGGGAGTCTATTTAGAATATGACCTGTTCGGGCTGGCTTCCCATGAATCTGTCCCAAGGTCTGTTAACCGCAATGTATCCATAGGAGGAGAAATTGTAGTTCCCAATGCATCATGGACTCATCAAAAAGAAGAAATAAGCACAGATCTTATTAAAAACGGACTGAATACAATCTTATTCACTTCTCCTGCAGCAGGGGTAAAATATAAAATCAGAAATCTTAAGATTGTTTTTGATAATAACAAAAAGTCAAATCATAATTTAATTGTAAGTTCAGTTCTTTCAGGCGGTAAACTTTATGTAAAAGGAAACAATGTTCTTTCAAAAGATCTAAATATCAATAACGTGCATGTTGCCGTAAAAAACGGTGAGTTTGAAAAAGTAATTGAGCTGTCTGATCAGGATAAAGCAAAAGGAAGTTTTTCGATTTTGAACGGAGGAGTTTATAGTACATATAAAATTCCGGCAGCTGCTGATGCATTTAAAATTTCAAACAGCAGTTATGCAGATGCTAAGGGAATTGAAATTTCAAATGATAAAGAATTCAATGTCAATTATGAAAACTTAAGTGTAAAGATTGAAAAGGAAACTTCGGAATCTGCTTTTGTTGAAGTTTTAAAATTGAGGGAAAAAGATTTTCCGGCAGTTTCAGACGGCGTGAAAAATATTACATTAAATAACGCCGCTTACAGGTTTTCTGTGGTTTCAGGAAAACTGAATAAAAAAGTAAAGCTGACAATCCCTTACGACCAGAATAAACTGGGATTAGTTTCTCCCAAAGAGATCAGAGTCTTTCATTTTGATTATACAAAAAAGCAATGGATTGTAGATAAATCTGCTGTTCTTGATGAAAAAGCAAAAACGGTGACGGTAGAAAGTAATGGTGATAATGATTATATCAACGGAGTTATCTCTGTTCCTGAATCACCTCAGACGAATTCATTTGCTCCTACAAGCATCAGTGGGTTAAAAGCGGGTGATCCTACAGCTGCAGTTCAATTTGTTGCGCCCCCTTCAGCGAATCAAAAGGGGAGTGCAAATGTCTCGTATCCGATTGTAATTCCATCCGGAAGAAAAGGAATGCAGCCGAGTCTTTCCATTGCATACAGCAGCGGCAACGGAAACGGATGGATGGGTGAGGGCTGGGATATCAGCGGGCTGTCATCAATCAGTATAGATACACGATGGGGAAGCCCGACATTTCATCCTAGTCAGGAGACAGAATTATATTCTATGAACGGAGAAATGCTTGTGTATGACGGAAGCTATCTTCCCCACAGGCATAATGATATTGATGAAACAAGCGGAATCTTTACGACCAATAAGCAGTTAAGAACAGCTAATCTGGCCGGTAATAAAAAGGTTTTCTTCTTAAGAAGAAATCATGATTTTACCAAGATCGAAAGATATGGAGCTGATACAAAAGAATACCGATGGGTAGTTACGGGTACAGACGGTACAAAAACCTATTATGGGGGTGATGAAAACGGTGTAAACGAACAGTCTGTAGTAAGGACACCTTCCAATCATATTGTTCATTGGGCAGTCTGGAAAGTAGAAGATGCCAATAAAAATAATATTAAGTATAATTATGATAATGTTGTACCGGGAGGATTTTCCGGAGATAATGCCAATTTAAATAATGGAAAGGTTTTTCATATAAAAAGTATTATATATACTGGGAAAGATGGCAGTGACGGATTATATTCCGTAGATTTTGAAAGAGAGACTTCTGTCACAAGACAGGATATAAGTATCAATGCCAAACATGGAGTAAAAAGAATAGAGCCTTACAAACTCACCAAAATAGTAGTAAAATATCAGGGAGAAAAGATTAGAGGTTATACTTTATCTTACGGAACCGGACAATTTTATAAAACTATTCTCCAGAGCATTATAGAAGAAGATAAAACTGGAAATACAGCTTCTCAACATATTTTAGAATATTATGATGATCTGAAAGAAACAGGAAGAAATTTTTCCGCAGATTCAGATGTTAATGCAAGTATCGCCAATGCTTTCCCTTTTCTTCCGGCGTCACTTACTCCTTCTAAAATTCAGGCTAATTCAGGTTTTGAATGGGGATTGAATTCAAGAATTCCGGGAATTGGAATAAGTATTTTATGGCCTACCCAGAATCCATTTGGGCATTTTCAGGCTTCCGGCCTATTCGGATTTTATAAGGCTGAAGCTAAAAATGCTCAGAATCTGATAGATTTTGACGGGGATGGAATTCAGGATATTGTTTACAGAAAACCTAATGACGGTCTTTATGTAAGTTCTGGAACTTTTGCAAATGGGAATTTATCCTTTCTTTCTCCTAAAAAAATTGTAAACCTTCAGAGTAACTTTTCGTATACAACCACTAAAACTGATACCAAAGGATTTGACTTTGGTGCCAAGATCTTTGGGATCGGGTACAACAGATCTCTAGTGTGGTCTGTCTCAAGAAGTACAACACCGGTTTACATGACAGATGCCAATTCAGATGGATTGATGGATGTGGTAAAAGATGGAGAAGTATGGTTCAACAGACTGAATTCTAATAACACCCCTGAAATGACAAAATACAGTGATCAGACCGAGAATATGGTTCTCGTTGCTGATGCTGCTGTAGAACATCATGAAAGTGAACCGGAAGAAGAACTGCCGCCTTCAAAAATAAGTGTGGTAAAAGTCTGGGTAGCGCCAAAGGGCGGTTACGTTAAGCTTACAGATAATATAAGTATAGAAAATGTAGCAGGTGCAAAAGCAGTCTATTCTGTAGAAATGATGGATCCTGTTGCCAATGGAATGGATATCGTAAGACACGGAAGACTTTACATGAAGACTCTTACAGCAGGTATGCCTGTACAGAATGTATCTATTTCTAAATTAGATGATTATTTTTCTCAGATTCAGGCTTTACCGCCTGCAAACCCAAATAATCACTGGGGAATTAATAAGAATGAAAATATTCTCGTCAATGCCGGTTCTAAAATATATATACGCCTGCATAAAGAACCTAACAACAATTTTAAAGTATATTCAGACCCTAAGATTGTTTATACTGATGAAAACGGACAGGAGCTTGCTAACACAGCAGAGCAGGAGCTTGACGGATTTAATCTTAATAACCAAGGACCATATTCTGAAAATTTCTTACTCAACAACAGAACCAATGCAGCCAATTTTGATTCACCAGGATCTGTAACAGTAACAGTACCTGCGGTGTCATTCCCAAAAACAACAGATGTTATCAGATTTAAGGTAGTGAAAATAGATGTAAACACAGATACAGAATCTATTGTTTACTCAGACACCTATCCGCAGCAGGATGTTCCGTTTACGATCCCAGGATATACCCTTAATTATACAGTAAATGCTAATGAGCCTATAAAATTGAAATTTGTAGTGGAATCTGATTCTCATATATCTTTCAAAAACAGCAACTGGAATAATATTGATATTAAATACGTCAGCGGAACTAATACTGTTAACTTCAAAGGAGTAGCAGAATACCCTTCTTATGAGGTGAATGTTCTAGAAAATAAAGTTAATTTAAATCAATATAATTTACCTGCAGGAACCCATACTTTTGGAGTTGAGGTTAGTAAAACTACGAGTTTTGTAAATGCTGCCCCTAATACATTTTATTATATTGTTAAAAAGGGAAATCACGTCCTTGCAAAAAGAAAAGTAAGGGTAGACAATGTGGCGCCTTACTATCTGAAAGAAATTGATATGCTGGCAAACAACCAGCCTGTGAACGGAAACAGTCCGATTAATTTTTACACTGGAAATGTGCAGCAACAATTAATCCCTACAAGTGAAAAAATAAGTATTATAGCTTATTGCGACTCTGAAGCTGATTTTAATTACTTCAGAGGCTTCTTCTCAGCAGGAGGTTTCGGATATGGAGGTCCTTTCAAAATATTTTCAGATAATGCAGCGACTACAGTTACTGTAAGGGCTACAGTAGTAAAGCATAATTTATTTAATACAAAGAGTCTTTTATACAATAACTGGGGACAGTTCTTATACGATGAAAATAACGATGTTATAGCAGGTTCTGCACCTAATAGTTTTGTACTGAATCCAGAAACATCTAGTGATACGTATGGCAGGCTTATTAATCCGAAAGCCATAGCTGCTACAAATCTTCCTAATGTTAATATTAACTATGCGGCGTGTCAGAGTCTTCCTACGCAGGCAGAAATAGCACAGTGTATTGCTAATCAGGTCAACCAGCCTACAAGCCCTTATCAGACCGGTTCGTTTATGCTTAATCCGGTGATCTCAATGACTACAAAAAAAGTAAACAATGTAGAAAAATGGGTAGGAATGGGTCCTGAACAGTATTCGATGGCAGATTCATTTAAGAATGACCAGGAAACAACAGACTTATTTGATCCGAACGGAGGAAATCCGGACATGCCGGATACTGTTGTACAAGGGCCTGTCGATACAAAAATGTATGCAGTAGACAAAAAACATTACAGCAGATCAAAAACAACTACAAACAGCGGATCATTCTTTGTAAGTATAGGAAACTCTGAATCACATCTTGAAGGAAAAGGAAGTATAGATCTTCAGAATTATATGGACTTGAACGGTGACGGCTACCCTGATATCGTTTATAATGATGGTGCTCAGATTACTAATTCTACGGGTGGGTTAGGCGGATTCCAGGCTCCTTATACCAATGCCTATATTACAAACAGTGACAGCTATCAAAGTTCTGTTTCTATAAGTTATTCACCAAACAGCCATAAAGCTGTAGGTCGTGTAAAAGTAAACGGTGAATCAATTACCACTACCTTAACAGATACTTCTACTTCATGGTCAGGTGTAGGTTTAGGTGCTAATTATAATGCTAAAGACAGCGGAGAATCCTACTGGATTGATATAAACGGCGACGGTCTTACAGACAGGATCACAGGCGGTGGTACTTCTAATATGCAGTATTCATTGAATATGGGATATGGGCTTAGTGCTCCGGAGAAGTTTGCGAATATTCAGACTTATGCATCACGTCCTGTAGGCTCTGGAGGTTTAAATTTCGGTACCGGAGCATTTTCACAGATTACAGATTTTAGTTCAGGTGCTTCCTCAGGTTTTGGGATCAGCGGCAGCTTGAATATATCAGCTTCTCTGGGAACTGCGGAAAAAGTATTTGAAGACATCAATGCAGACGGATTAATTGATATTTTGTACGTAAGCAGCAGTTCTACTTCTGTGAGTTACAACTTAGGAAATAAATTTGCAGCCCCGGTACAACTTTCTAAAGGAGGAGGGAATGTTGATTTTAACAATGAAGCTAAGACTTACAACGGAGGATTTAGCTTAAATGGTTCTTACTATTATAATATCCCGATTGTTTTTGCACTTTGGATTCCTATTATTTACTTAAAGCTAGGTGCTGAAGTTTCAGCAAATGTTGGTCTTTCAATTGCAGAAGTAGATAAAGCATTTAAAGATATGAATGGTGATGGATTTCCTGATCTTGTGATTTCTAAAAATGACGGGTTTAAAGTTAATTATTCGACTATAGGAAAAACAAATAAGCTGAAAAGTGTAGCGAGTATTTATAACCGTATGCCATTGAATAAATTCGTAATTAATTATGAATTTACTAAGCCTAGTTACAGTGATCCATCCGGAAGATTAGTAATGTCAGAAGTTAGGGTTATTAATACTGATGTCACTTCTGGGAGCTATCTTTCCCCTACAACGGCTAAAGATATGTTGACTAAAATTAAATATGGAACTTCACGATATGACAGAAGAGAAAGAGATTTCTTCGGCTTTGATACGGTGACAACAGAAGAATGGGAAGGAGCCAGCAGTGTTTATAGATCTACCAGAGAAACATTCTATAATAATAGTTATTTTTTAAATGGGGTTTCAAAGAAGACAGAAATGTTTGGTGGAACTTCGAATCTGCTGTCTGTTAGTGATAAAATATATAAACTTTATAAGTTTAAAAATAACAATACTCAGATAGACCAATCCGTTGCATTATCAGAATCTTTTGATACCGGAGGAAAAGAAGGAAGGAAAATGGCGAAAGTATTATTAAGCACTACAAAAAATAGAATATACGAAAATGGTGGTAGTGTGGTGACTGTGGCTGATATGAATTATAATGAATTGGGACAACTTACTGGGTATAAGTATCAGAGCCCTTCATCAGTTTACAATACTAAAATAACTTATCATGCATTGTCCAATAATATTATAAATGTTCCTAAAACTATTGATGTTTACGTAGGAGGTTCTGGAACTGCATCAAGACATAGAGAAACAGTTGCGGATAATATCACAGGAAATATTGAAAAATTTATTGTTAAACTGAATGCTTCTGAAAATGCCGAAACAGCTCTTAAATATGACTCTTACGGTAATATTTCTCAAATTACTTATCCTCCAAACGAAGCAACCCAAAGGTATTCTTTAACATATCAATATGATACGGTTTTAAATAAATATTTGGTAGAAGTTATCGATAATTTTGATGTAAAATCATCATCACATTATGATCCTATGTTTGATTCTGTGATAGATGCTACAGATACTTCAGGTAATAAAATATTGTATAAGTATGATGCAAGAGGAAGAATTACTTCAGTATTAGCTCCTTATGAAGCTGAAAATAGTATTCCTTATACTATAGAGTACGAGTATTTTATGGCTCCTTTTGCTTCTTATAACAATAATGAATCGAGATTTTTATATGGAGCTGTTACTAGAAATTACGATTCTCAAAATCCGCAAAATCCTATTGAAACTATAAGTTTATCAGATGGGCTTGGAAGAGTAGTTCAGGTAAAGAAGGACATTGATTTAGCTGACAAAGAGAAAATGTCTGTCTCAGGTATGGCAATATATGATGTACATGGAAGAGTGGTTAAACAGTATCATCCTATTTATGAAGATAAAGACAGTTCGCCAATTAATGCAAATAATGTTAATGCAAAAATTAATCTTAATTTTTCCGGTTATTTTAATACTACAGTATTTGATGTTTCAGACAGAGTAATATCACAAACTGATGAAGACGGCCACAGTACTAGTATGGAATTTAGTATTGCTGGAAATGTAATGAAAACTACAACTGCACAGATGCAGAATAACTCTGTGCAGCTAAAATCTGAAACATTAAAAAATACAGAAGGCAAAACGGTACAAAATAATAATTATGTTGACGGGCAAGTTTTAGAAACTTTCTACAATTACGATTTAATAGGACAGCTTACAAGTGTTATAGATCCTGAAGTCATCATTACATCTTATGATTATGATATGGCAGGGAGGAGAATAAAACTTATACATCCTGATCATGGGGTAACAGCGTATGAATATGACAAAGCAGGTAATTTGATTAAAATGTTTACTGCAAACCTTAAAAATGATCCAGCTATTTTATCACCTTATATAAAGTATGATTATTCTTATAACAGGCTTATAGGAATTGAATATCCAAGTCTTGCAAACGGCTATTCAAATCCATCCAATGTTAGATATTTGTATGGAGCGACAGGTACTGGAAATGCTACGGCTAAGCTTATAAGGAAATATGACAGTACTGGAGATACTCAATATAAATATGGAAAAATGGGTGAAATAGTTGAGGAAAACAAATCTATTCTCCCTTACAATGCTCCTCCTATGAATTTTGTAACCAAATATGCTTACGACAGTTGGAACAGACTTCAGCGATTAACATATCCAGATCAAGAGACTGTAAAATATGAGTATAACTTAGGAGGCAGCCTGAAGAGAATTTATAACACAGAAGGTTATGAATATGTAAAACGAATTGATTATGATGAATATGAGCAACGTACATCAATAGAATATGGAAATGATACACGCTCTGATTTTTCTTATCTGCCGTCAAGCAGAATGCTGAATTATCACATGCTAAAAGATAACGGTGGAAATGATCTTTTGAATAATTTTTATGCGTATGACTTTGTAGGAAATATTACCGAACTTGTTAATAAAGCTCCTAAATCACCTAATGAAATGGGAGGTAATTATAATTATAGATATTCATATGATGAACTTAATAGACTTAAGAAATCAGGTGGTGAATTCGGGGCAAAAGATCCTACACCTTATACGAATAGCCAGGCTAATTATGAATTAGCGCTTGATTATAATCTTTCAGGAGGTATTAACACTAAAAGACAGGATCATAACCAAGATAGTTCCGTGAACTTTCTTAATACCTATGAAAATACCTACAAGTATTTGGATGGAACGCATATGGTTTCTAGTATATATGATCCATATAGTGGCAATTTTGACGAATTCAGGTATGATTTTAATGGTAATACTGTCTTGAATTCAAGTTCTGTGGGAGGAGAAAAACTTATGTTCTGGGATGAGCAGGACAGGTTAAAAGCTTATTATGCACCTGAACAGGGAGTATATCAGTATTACAGCTATGATGATAAGGGAGAAAGGATTATTAAGTATAACCTTAAAGAACAGCCGAATCTTTATCAGAACGGTGCTTTGATCAATTCAGGATTGACAATAGATGCTTATAAACTTTATCCTAATGCTTATTTGTCTCTGACTTCCAATAAAAGGTATACCAAGCATTATTATGCAGGTTCACAAAGAATTGCCAGTAAGGTAGTCGCTGGAACAGATGCTTTTATCATGGACAGTACTGAATATAAGGTAAAGGGTGATCAAGAAAAGAAAATAGATCCAGAAGTTGATTTTAATACTTATACTAAAAAAGCAGGACTGGATATTAGTGAAATTAAATTGGAGCTGGCGAAAAACTCTCCAGTAATGATGCCTGATATTTATTATATACATACAGACCATCTAGGAACAGGAACCTTTGTTACAAATTCCAATGCCGAAACTACTCAATTTTTCTTAAATCTGCCATTTGGAGAAACTATGGTAGAGCAGATGACCAACGTATATGACAATCCATATAAATTTAATGCTAAAGAATTAGATGCCGAAACAGGATTTTATTATTATGGAGCCAGATACTATAATCCTAAGTGGAGTGTATGGTATGGCGTAGATCCTCTAGCTGTTTATAATCCTGTAATGGAAAAGCAGTTCTATGGTGATGGAGATCATAATGGAGGGGTGTTTAATTTAGGAAATTTAAATCCTTATATTTACACCTACCAAAACCCTATAAGATATATAGATCCAAATGGTAAACAAGTAGACGCTGTTGTAGCTGGTATTAAAAAAATGTGGCATGGGGTAAATCCTTGGGCTGCTACTGAAAATACAGCTGATGGATTAAGGGTTAGAAGTTCACAAGAAAGGTTTCAGGAGTTTAGAAGTGGTTCTATACAAGCTGCAAAAGGAACTGCAACAAGAGAAGTAGGGCATGCTGTTTTAGATGTAATTGGAACTGCAGAACCAACCCCATTTGCAGATGGAACGAATGCATTATGGTATTTAACAGAAGGTAATTTTAAAGATGCTGGATTTAGTGCGATGGCACTGTTACCTTATCTAGGCGACTCTGGGAAGGGATTAAAGTATTTAGGGAAAATGGCAGAATTTGGACCAGAATTAAGCTATTTTAAAGTTCCTAAATTTTATAGTTATACTACTGGAAAGGGTTCTTTTTTCATCAGCCCTCATGCTTTTAAACATCTTGAAGAATTAACAGGAAGAGTGAAGCATATAGGAGCTAGGTATACTGAGCTTATTGGAGATATATGGGTTTCTTCAATAAATACCGCAATAGATGACGTAGTTAAAAAAACGGGTGGAAAGATAGAATTTGATAAAATGTATAAGTCTGGAGGAAATGAAATAATGTTTGGGGCTCCTAGGAAAGCTGGTGAATTACCTGCTGTTAAACATTTTCAACCAGTACATTAA